A genomic segment from Gracilinanus agilis isolate LMUSP501 chromosome 1, AgileGrace, whole genome shotgun sequence encodes:
- the LOC123230991 gene encoding olfactory receptor 13D1-like, translated as MEKGNYTPVAEFFMVGLSNYPELQVFLYVLCLLMYLVILLGNGTLLIITILDPRLHTPMYFFLGNLSFLDICYTSSSIPQMLVNFTSERKSITFIGCALQLVISLGLGSTECLLLAVMAFDRYVAICSPLRYTIIMNRGICIQVASWTWVLGFLIALVQSVLALILPFCENIIDHLACEILALLKLICVDISLNIFIMIIASIILLITPLVFIFFSYVFILSTILRINSTEGRKKAFSTCSAHLTVVILFYGSALFMYMKPKSKDTKLFDEIFGLSYWVFTPMLNPIIYSLRNKEVKEAVEKVLIKNLYLRRM; from the coding sequence ATGGAAAAGGGGAATTATACACCTGTGGCAGAGTTCTTTATGGTGGGGCTTTCAAACTACCCAGAACTCCAGGTATTTCTttatgttctctgtctcttgatgTACTTGGTGATTCTCCTGGGAAATGGCACCCTCCTTATCATCACCATCCTGGACCCTCGCCTCCATACacctatgtatttttttcttggcaacCTCTCCTTTCTGGATATTTGCTACACATCCTCCTCAATCCCTCAAATGCTAGTTAATTTTACATCTGAAAGAAAATCCATCACTTTCATTGGATGTGCCCTGCAGTTGGTTATTTCTCTTGGTCTTGGGTCCACAGAGTGTCTACTGCTTGCAGTAATGGCTTTTGACAGATATGTAGCCATATGCAGTCCTCTAAGATACACCATCATCATGAACAGGGGAATCTGTATACAGGTGGCTTCCTGGACCTGGGTACTAGGATTTCTGATTGCCTTAGTACAATCTGTGCTTGCCTTGATATTGCCCTTCTGTGAGAACATTATTGACCACCTGGCCTGTGAAATTCTTGCCCTTTTGAAGCTTATCTGTGTAGACATCTCCctcaatatatttattatgataaTTGCAAGCATTATTCTGTTAATCACTCCTCTggtctttattttcttctcttatgtCTTTATCCTCTCCACTATCCTGAGAATTAATTCTACTGAGGGGAGGAAAAAAGCCTTTTCCACTTGTTCAGCCCACCTCACTGTGGTAATCTTGTTTTATGGATCTGCTCTTTTCATGTACATGAAACCCAAGTCTAAGGACACTAAGCTTTTTGATGAAATCTTTGGACTGTCTTACTGGGTGTTCACCCCAATGCTGAACCCCATCATCTATAGTCTGAGAAATAAGGAGGTAAAAGAAGCTGTGGAGAAAGTCCTAATCAAAAATCTGTACTTAAGGAGAATGTGA
- the LOC123230993 gene encoding olfactory receptor 13D1-like: MDKGNYTAVTEFFLIGLSQYPSLQMFLYMICLVMYLVILLGNSILIIISILDLRLHTPMYFFLGNLSFLDICYTSVSVPQILANFMSERKSISFTRCVLQMFMSLGLGSTECLLLAVMAYDRYIAICNPLRYTIIMNKLLCVQMAAWTWIVGSLNSLAQTMLAIMMPFCGNIIDHLTCEILALLKLICVDISLNVFIMTIASIIFLISPLLFIFFSYVFILSAILRISSSEGRKKAFSTCSAHLTVVILFYGSALFMYMKPKSKDTKTSDEIIALSYGVVTPMLNPIIYSLRNKEVKGAMKKVLFRNLFLRKI; the protein is encoded by the coding sequence ATGGACAAGGGGAATTACACAGCTGTGACTGAGTTTTTTCTGATTGGACTTTCTCAGTACCCAAGCCTCCAGATGTTTCTTTATATGATCTGCCTAGTGATGTACCTGGTGATCCTTTTGGGAAACAGCATCCTCATTATCATCAGTATCTTGGATCTCCGCCTTCACACtcctatgtattttttccttgggAATCTCTCCTTCCTAGATATCTGTTATACATCGGTCTCTGTTCCCCAAATTCTGGCTAATTTTATGTCTGAGAGAAAATCAATTTCTTTCACTAGGTGTGTGCTTCAGATGTTTATGTCCCTTGGATTAGGGTCCACAGAGTGTCTGCTGCTGGCAGTGATGGCCTATGACAGGTACATTGCCATCTGCAATCCCCTAAGATACACCATCATCATGAATAAGCTACTCTGTGTACAAATGGCTGCTTGGACTTGGATTGTAGGGTCTCTGAATTCCCTGGCACAGACTATGCTTGCTATTATGATGCCTTTCTGTGGGAATATTATTGATCATCTTACTTGTGAGATCCTGGCCCTTCTCAAGCTTATCTGTGTAGACATCTCCCTCAATGTATTTATCATGACAATTGCAAGTATCATTTTCTTAATAAGTCCTCTActgttcattttcttctcttatgtTTTCATCCTCTCCGCTATTCTGAGGATCAGCTCTAGTGAGGGGAGGAAAAAAGCCTTTTCCACCTGCTCAGCCCACCTAACTGTGGTGATCTTGTTCTATGGGTCAGCTCTTTTCATGTACATGAAGCCCAAGTCCAAGGACACAAAGACTTCAGATGAGATCATTGCACTATCCTATGGAGTAGTGACCCCAATGCTGAATCCCATCATCTACAGCTTAAGAAATAAAGAGGTGAAAGGGGCTATGAAGAAAGTTCTTTTTAGAAATCTCTtcttgagaaaaatatga
- the LOC123230994 gene encoding olfactory receptor 13D1-like codes for MDKGNYTAVTEFFLVGLSHYPGLQISLYVLCLLMYLVILLGNSILIIISVLDSRLHTPMYFFLGNLSFLDICYTSSFIPKILINFTSERKSISFLGCTLQMVISLGLGSTECILLAVMAYDRYVAICNPLRYTIIMNKGLCAQMAAWTWIAGFLIALIQTVLAMIKPFCGNIIDHITCEILALLKLICVDISLNVLIMMVGSIVLLIIPLMLIFFSYIFILATILKINSSEGRKKAFSTCSAHLTVVILFYGSALFMYMKPKSKDTKTSDEIIVLSYGVVTPMLNPIIYSLRNKEVKGAVKKVLFRTLFLQKT; via the coding sequence ATGGACAAAGGGAATTACACAGCTGTAACTGAGTTTTTTCTGGTAGGTCTTTCTCATTACCCAGGCCTCCAGATATCTCTTTATGTGCTCTGTTTGTTGATGTACTTGGTGATCCTTTTGGGAAACAGCATCCTGATTATCATCAGTGTACTGGATTCCCGTCTTCACACGCCCATGTACTTTTTCCTTGGGAATCTCTCCTTCCTGGACATCTGTTACACATCTTCCTTTATTCCTAAGATTCTGATTAATTTTACGTCTGAGAGAAAATCGATATCTTTCCTTGGATGTACACTACAGATGGTTATTTCTCTTGGACTAGGATCAACAGAATGTATACTCCTGGCTGTGATGGCCTATGACAGATACGTTGCCATCTGCAATCCCTTAAGATATACCATCATTATGAATAAGGGACTCTGTGCACAGATGGCGGCTTGGACTTGGATAGCTGGATTTCTCATAGCCCTGATACAAACTGTGCTTGCCATGATAAAGCCTTTTTGTGGGAATATTATTGACCACATTACCTGTGAGATCTTGGCCCTTCTCAAGCTTATTTGTGTAGATATATCCCTCAATGTGCTTATCATGATGGTGGGGAGTATTGTTCTCTTAATCATCCCTCTGatgctcattttcttctcttacaTTTTCATCCTTGCCACCATCCTGAAAATTAACTCTAGTGAAGGGAGGAAAAAGGCCTTTTCCACTTGTTCAGCCCACCTGACTGTGGTGATTTTGTTCTATGGGTCTGCCCTTTTCATGTATATGAAGCCCAAGTCCAAGGACACAAAGACATCTGATGAAATCATTGTGCTTTCTTATGGGGTAGTAACTCCAATGCTGAACCCCATCATCTATAGCCTGAGGAACAAAGAGGTGAAAGGAGCTGTGAAGAAAGTTTTATTCAGAACTCTATTTTTACAGAAAACATGA